A single window of Caldimicrobium thiodismutans DNA harbors:
- the trmFO gene encoding methylenetetrahydrofolate--tRNA-(uracil(54)-C(5))-methyltransferase (FADH(2)-oxidizing) TrmFO yields MEEIIVIGAGLAGSEAAYQIAKRGIKVKLYEMRPHKLTPAHKTGLFGELVCSNSLRSKELTKAVGLLKEELRILGSLIMEAAERCQIPGGKAWVVDRQCFASYITQRLTQNSLVEVIREEVTEIPQDKIIIIATGPLTSEALTQNLLGLTDVPFLHFYDALSPIIYADSIDWEKVFVADRGTPDEGVYVNCPMTKEEYETFVEELIQADKVPLRDFEEPRYFEGCLPIEVMAERGKDTLRFGPMKPTGLINPKTGLEPYAVVQLRPENKEKTLYNMVGFQTKLKYFEQERIFRKIPGLERAEFARFGSIHRNTFVNAPLVLTPYLQLKNYPQIFLAGQITGVEGYVESTAMGFLAGINAVQLLQGKPLITPPPETALGALVHYLQTANPKHFQPMNINWGLLPPLENPRIPKKEKYFRLAERALQRLKAWEKVIYC; encoded by the coding sequence ATGGAAGAAATTATTGTAATTGGTGCAGGGCTTGCTGGCTCTGAAGCAGCTTATCAAATAGCTAAAAGAGGAATTAAGGTAAAACTCTATGAAATGCGTCCCCATAAACTTACTCCTGCGCATAAAACAGGGCTCTTTGGAGAACTTGTTTGTTCCAATTCCCTTCGTTCCAAGGAGCTTACGAAAGCTGTTGGTCTTCTTAAGGAGGAGTTAAGAATTCTTGGCTCTCTGATTATGGAGGCAGCGGAAAGGTGTCAGATTCCAGGCGGAAAGGCTTGGGTAGTTGATAGGCAATGTTTTGCCAGTTATATCACGCAGAGGCTCACTCAAAATTCCCTTGTTGAGGTCATACGAGAAGAGGTTACAGAAATCCCTCAAGATAAAATTATAATTATAGCTACAGGCCCTTTAACCTCGGAAGCCTTAACTCAAAACCTATTAGGTCTTACAGATGTGCCCTTTTTACATTTTTATGATGCCCTATCTCCCATTATTTACGCTGATTCCATTGACTGGGAAAAGGTCTTTGTAGCTGATAGGGGCACCCCTGATGAGGGTGTTTATGTGAATTGTCCTATGACAAAAGAAGAGTATGAAACCTTTGTTGAAGAACTAATACAGGCTGATAAAGTCCCTTTAAGAGATTTTGAAGAGCCACGCTATTTTGAAGGTTGTCTTCCCATTGAGGTTATGGCAGAAAGAGGCAAAGATACTCTTCGATTTGGCCCCATGAAGCCAACAGGTCTCATAAATCCAAAAACTGGTCTTGAGCCTTATGCAGTTGTTCAATTAAGACCTGAAAACAAAGAAAAAACATTATACAATATGGTTGGATTTCAAACCAAGTTGAAATATTTTGAGCAAGAAAGGATATTCCGGAAGATCCCCGGTCTTGAAAGAGCTGAGTTTGCAAGGTTTGGCTCCATTCACAGAAATACCTTTGTCAATGCCCCCTTAGTTTTAACCCCCTATTTGCAACTTAAAAATTATCCCCAGATTTTTTTAGCTGGACAGATTACTGGTGTAGAAGGTTATGTGGAATCAACTGCCATGGGGTTTCTGGCTGGGATAAACGCAGTTCAGCTTTTACAGGGCAAACCTCTTATAACTCCTCCGCCGGAGACTGCCTTAGGAGCTTTAGTGCATTATCTACAAACAGCAAATCCTAAACACTTTCAACCTATGAATATTAATTGGGGGCTCTTGCCCCCTTTAGAAAATCCCAGAATACCCAAAAAAGAGAAATATTTTCGCTTAGCAGAAAGGGCTTTACAAAGATTAAAAGCCTGGGAAAAAGTTATCTACTGCTGA
- the yajC gene encoding preprotein translocase subunit YajC has translation MGLIVTLLPLILIFVIFYFLLIRPQQKRMKEHQKFLSELSPGQKVFTNGGIVGRIAKIEGDIVWIEVEKDVQIPVIKGYIAGTFQQ, from the coding sequence ATGGGGTTAATAGTTACCCTTTTGCCCCTTATTCTCATCTTTGTCATCTTCTATTTTCTTTTAATTAGACCCCAACAAAAAAGGATGAAGGAACATCAGAAATTTCTTTCTGAACTCAGCCCCGGGCAAAAGGTCTTTACCAATGGTGGAATTGTGGGAAGGATTGCCAAAATTGAGGGTGATATAGTTTGGATAGAAGTGGAAAAGGATGTGCAAATCCCGGTTATAAAGGGATATATAGCCGGGACTTTTCAGCAGTAG
- the tgt gene encoding tRNA guanosine(34) transglycosylase Tgt, whose translation MFLFKLLYSDSKTQARIGQIITPRGVIETPVFMPVGTAGTVKALFPELVASLGFSIILANTYHLLLRPGPEIIKNAGGLHAFMNWKGLILTDSGGFQVYSLSSFRKITSEGILFQSHLDGSEYFLTPEFALEIQLMLNSDILMVLDTCIPYPSDIEKTQILTELTHKWAIKSLEFWERNKKEGKAIFGIVQGGMFEDLRKESARFIANLPFNGYALGGLSVGEPFELRNAMLDIAIPELPEGAPRYLMGVGTPLDLVEAVIRGIDMFDCVLPTRNARRGSLFTSQGIISIKSSKYKEDFSPLDPECSCYTCRNYTKAYLRHLFLAKELLIYSLLTLHNLTYYAKIVRQIKEAVRTGNLSALREDLYLKYYKTSKEEDDGSDVNF comes from the coding sequence ATGTTTCTTTTCAAATTACTTTATTCTGATTCTAAAACTCAGGCAAGAATTGGCCAGATCATAACTCCCAGAGGAGTTATTGAAACTCCAGTATTTATGCCTGTTGGAACAGCAGGCACAGTGAAGGCTCTTTTTCCAGAACTCGTAGCCTCCCTTGGTTTTTCCATCATTCTTGCGAATACCTATCACCTTCTTTTAAGACCAGGCCCAGAGATCATTAAAAATGCAGGTGGATTACATGCCTTTATGAACTGGAAAGGGCTTATTCTTACTGATTCTGGCGGATTCCAGGTCTATAGTCTTTCCTCCTTTCGCAAAATAACCTCAGAGGGTATTCTTTTTCAATCCCATCTGGATGGTTCTGAATACTTTTTGACTCCTGAATTTGCCCTTGAGATTCAGCTAATGCTTAATTCTGATATACTCATGGTCCTTGATACCTGTATCCCCTACCCCTCGGATATAGAAAAAACTCAAATCTTAACTGAACTTACTCATAAGTGGGCCATAAAATCTCTTGAGTTCTGGGAAAGAAATAAAAAGGAGGGAAAGGCCATCTTTGGAATCGTCCAGGGAGGAATGTTTGAAGATCTCCGTAAAGAAAGTGCCAGATTTATAGCTAATCTTCCCTTTAATGGATATGCCCTGGGAGGTCTCTCAGTAGGGGAACCCTTTGAGTTGAGAAATGCGATGCTTGATATTGCTATCCCTGAACTTCCTGAGGGAGCCCCGCGCTATTTAATGGGAGTCGGAACTCCTCTTGATTTAGTAGAGGCTGTTATCCGGGGGATTGATATGTTTGACTGCGTATTACCAACCCGCAATGCCAGAAGGGGAAGTTTATTTACTTCTCAAGGGATAATCTCCATCAAAAGCTCAAAATACAAAGAGGATTTTTCTCCCCTTGATCCAGAATGCAGTTGCTATACCTGCCGAAATTACACCAAGGCCTATTTGAGACACTTGTTCTTGGCTAAGGAGCTATTAATTTACAGTCTTCTTACCCTTCACAATTTAACTTACTATGCTAAAATAGTTAGACAAATAAAAGAGGCGGTAAGAACAGGTAATCTTTCTGCATTAAGGGAAGATTTATATCTCAAATATTACAAAACCAGCAAGGAGGAAGATGATGGATCTGATGTCAATTTTTAA
- a CDS encoding pyridoxal phosphate-dependent aminotransferase, with amino-acid sequence MSLSKQIENYLERSSWIRKMFEEGLKLKKLHGPDKVFDLSLGNPDLPPPVEVKETLKKLAENYNPDLHRYMPNAGFPEVREIMAKKVSKEQGINVSSNEIIMTCGAAGALNIIFKTILDPGDEVIFPSPFFVEYFFYVENHQGKPIPVRTQEDFSLDLQALERAITPKTKAVLINSPNNPTGQVYTSSEIEGLANLLKEKGKLYGKTIYLVSDEPYRNLIFDKVEVPSIFKYYSESFVAYSFSKELSLAGERIGFVAVHPEMSARAKILDGLILANRILGFVNAPALAQRIVAECAFARVAVEIYKKRRDLLCSMLEEGGLEFVKPKGSFFMFPKVPMDDVKFCEILKEELILAVPGRGFGVPNHIRLAFCVSEDVILKMRPNFLRACERAKEQS; translated from the coding sequence ATGAGTCTCTCAAAACAGATTGAAAATTACTTAGAAAGAAGCTCTTGGATTAGAAAGATGTTTGAGGAAGGGCTCAAGCTAAAAAAACTTCATGGGCCAGATAAGGTCTTTGATCTCAGTCTTGGAAATCCTGATCTTCCCCCTCCAGTGGAAGTCAAAGAAACATTAAAAAAATTGGCAGAAAATTATAACCCTGATTTACATCGCTATATGCCTAATGCAGGATTCCCTGAGGTCAGGGAGATAATGGCTAAGAAAGTTTCTAAAGAACAAGGAATAAATGTTTCAAGTAATGAAATAATTATGACCTGTGGAGCTGCAGGTGCTCTAAATATAATTTTTAAGACCATTCTTGATCCTGGGGATGAAGTGATCTTTCCATCACCTTTTTTTGTGGAATACTTTTTTTATGTGGAAAATCATCAGGGTAAACCTATCCCTGTGCGCACTCAAGAGGACTTTTCCCTTGATCTACAAGCCCTGGAAAGGGCTATAACTCCAAAAACAAAAGCGGTGCTTATTAATTCACCCAATAACCCCACAGGACAAGTCTATACTTCCTCAGAAATTGAAGGGCTTGCTAACCTTTTAAAAGAAAAAGGGAAACTTTACGGGAAAACAATTTATCTTGTTTCTGATGAACCCTATAGAAATCTTATCTTTGATAAAGTAGAGGTACCTTCAATTTTCAAATATTATTCAGAATCCTTTGTAGCCTATAGCTTTTCCAAAGAGCTTTCCTTAGCTGGCGAGCGGATTGGCTTCGTAGCTGTCCATCCTGAAATGTCAGCCAGGGCAAAAATTCTTGATGGATTAATCCTTGCCAATCGTATTCTTGGATTTGTTAATGCCCCAGCTCTTGCCCAGAGAATTGTCGCTGAGTGTGCCTTTGCCAGGGTCGCAGTTGAAATTTATAAAAAGAGAAGGGATCTTTTGTGTTCTATGCTTGAAGAAGGAGGTCTTGAATTTGTTAAACCCAAGGGTAGCTTTTTTATGTTTCCTAAGGTACCTATGGATGATGTAAAATTTTGTGAAATTCTTAAGGAAGAACTTATATTAGCAGTTCCAGGAAGGGGATTTGGAGTGCCTAATCACATAAGGCTTGCCTTTTGCGTTTCCGAAGATGTTATCCTGAAGATGAGGCCCAATTTCCTGAGAGCCTGTGAAAGAGCCAAAGAACAGAGCTAA
- a CDS encoding histone deacetylase family protein produces the protein MKKIAILYDEIFLKHKAGDWHPESPYRLEAILRRISEPDLKDLIEFHKPERATKEEILWNHTEELYDLIASTSGKPFFSLDPDTATNEYSFEAALYAAGAQKKALNLLLDEDYNYAFALVRPPGHHAEKDRAMGFCLFNNVALAALYAKHYYNLKRILIVDFDLHHGNGTQRSFYDDPEVLFFSTHQFPHYPGTGNYTEIGVGIGRGYTINVPLKGQSGDEDFLFFYKYLLEPIALQYKPEIVLVSAGFDSLQGDPLGSLQLTFEGLSCMIKILQKIAETSAQGKILFTLEGGYNLKNLSEGVATILFTLAGSKKTSHPDTLSPSSYAQTLYNKLADLLNFKNYWEVETL, from the coding sequence ATGAAAAAAATAGCTATTCTTTATGATGAAATTTTTTTAAAACACAAGGCTGGGGACTGGCATCCCGAAAGTCCTTATCGCTTGGAGGCCATTTTAAGGAGAATTTCAGAACCAGATCTAAAAGACTTAATTGAATTTCACAAACCTGAAAGGGCAACCAAAGAAGAGATCCTCTGGAATCATACAGAAGAATTATACGACCTTATAGCAAGCACTTCAGGGAAACCCTTTTTTTCCTTAGACCCGGATACTGCTACCAATGAATACTCCTTTGAAGCAGCTCTTTATGCAGCAGGAGCCCAAAAAAAGGCCCTAAACCTCCTTCTGGATGAGGATTATAATTATGCCTTTGCTCTTGTTAGACCCCCAGGGCATCATGCAGAAAAAGATAGAGCTATGGGGTTTTGCCTTTTTAATAATGTTGCTCTGGCTGCTTTATATGCCAAACATTATTATAATCTTAAAAGAATTCTTATCGTAGATTTTGATCTCCACCATGGAAATGGCACCCAAAGATCCTTTTATGATGACCCGGAGGTCCTCTTTTTTTCAACCCATCAATTCCCCCATTATCCGGGGACAGGCAACTACACCGAGATCGGGGTAGGCATCGGAAGAGGTTATACCATTAATGTTCCACTAAAAGGCCAAAGTGGTGATGAAGATTTTCTGTTTTTTTATAAATATCTTTTAGAACCTATTGCCTTACAATATAAACCCGAGATAGTTCTTGTTTCAGCTGGCTTTGACTCCTTACAAGGAGATCCTCTTGGAAGTCTTCAATTAACTTTTGAAGGCCTCTCATGTATGATAAAAATCCTTCAAAAAATAGCAGAAACTTCAGCTCAAGGAAAGATTCTCTTTACCCTTGAAGGAGGATATAACTTAAAAAATCTCTCTGAAGGGGTAGCAACCATTTTATTTACTTTAGCAGGAAGCAAAAAAACTTCCCATCCAGATACCCTTTCTCCCTCAAGCTATGCTCAGACCCTTTATAACAAACTTGCAGATCTCCTAAATTTCAAAAATTACTGGGAGGTTGAAACCTTATGA
- the nikR gene encoding nickel-responsive transcriptional regulator NikR: MDELARFGVSLPAELLKAFDAYLERKHYANRSEAIRDLIRQKLVEEEWKESEEEVAGVITYLYDHHKRELTDKLLDLQHDFYDRIITTQHLHVDHERCLEIVLVKGRANEIKNLADKIQSLKGVLHVNLALTTLGKNIPA; encoded by the coding sequence ATGGATGAGCTGGCAAGATTTGGGGTCTCCCTTCCTGCTGAGCTATTAAAGGCCTTTGACGCATATCTTGAAAGGAAACACTATGCCAATCGCTCAGAGGCTATAAGGGATTTGATTCGTCAAAAGTTAGTTGAAGAAGAGTGGAAGGAATCTGAGGAGGAGGTAGCTGGGGTAATTACCTATCTTTATGACCATCACAAAAGGGAACTTACTGATAAACTTCTTGATCTTCAGCACGATTTTTATGATAGAATTATTACTACTCAACATCTACATGTAGATCATGAGAGGTGTTTAGAGATAGTGCTTGTTAAGGGGAGGGCAAATGAGATCAAAAATCTTGCTGATAAGATACAGTCCTTAAAAGGGGTTTTGCATGTTAATCTGGCTTTAACCACTCTTGGAAAAAATATACCAGCATAA
- a CDS encoding amphi-Trp domain-containing protein, whose product MSEKEKVEKLTNKEGLIAYLNELISQVEQGYVMVGEKKIDLPENFELEIKYKEKENKKEVEWEIEWKF is encoded by the coding sequence ATGTCAGAAAAGGAGAAGGTAGAAAAATTAACCAACAAAGAGGGCTTAATTGCTTATCTAAATGAATTAATCTCTCAGGTTGAACAGGGATATGTTATGGTTGGAGAAAAAAAGATAGATTTACCTGAAAACTTTGAACTTGAAATCAAATACAAAGAAAAAGAAAACAAGAAAGAAGTAGAATGGGAAATTGAATGGAAATTTTAA
- the rnr gene encoding ribonuclease R → MSKKKEKTPFKISKKPIPSEEGIIQLFQKSKKALLLKEIYHLLNVPKAEREQIRNLVKALVEKGKLIQIRKRRFALPESLSILKGKLRVHPDGYGFVETEEGKTVFVPQRRLNKALDGDIVLVRIEKLARKGPEGSIVTVLERPRKNIVGYLVKRHKFFFVEPEDRRLPFEIFIPKKKRLKAKEGNLVVAQILQSTSEFGVPLGEIIKDLGDPEEITTHCLATVFKFNLPQEFSSDVEKELENIPDEVPEEDKIGRIDLRNIPLVTIDGESARDFDDAICVKKNSKGFTLWVAIADVSHYVKKGSHLDQEAYERGTSVYFPNMVLPMFPKKLSNGLCSLNPLVDRLAMVVELDFTPKGKIRNRKIYEAVIRSQARLTYTEVKKMLLDKDKKLIKKYQHLYPMLLSAGELAQILREKRMARGSLDFDLPEPEIILNLEGKIENIVKRERNLAHMLIEDFMITANEAVAEFLTEKGFPLLYRVHETPDSNKVKELIEFLPLENTKIKIPEEPTPKFFQKLLDLIKDHPLSYLYNHLLLRSLKQAKYSPHNVGHFGLASTCYCHFTSPIRRYPDLVVHRALKRALRKKRAPYTEDELEEMGKSLSIKERTAEEAEREVFKKFQCFFMKDKIGEAFSGIISGVTAFGFFVDLKEYLVSGVVRVVDLVDDFYVLDEKGISLIGKQKGKVYQIGQTVKVKVKNVDLRRFQINFQLIE, encoded by the coding sequence ATGTCAAAAAAGAAAGAAAAAACTCCTTTTAAAATCTCAAAAAAGCCTATCCCTTCTGAAGAAGGGATAATTCAACTTTTTCAAAAATCTAAAAAGGCCCTCTTACTTAAAGAAATCTATCATCTACTTAATGTTCCAAAAGCTGAAAGAGAACAAATAAGAAATTTAGTAAAAGCTCTGGTAGAGAAAGGCAAACTTATTCAGATTCGTAAAAGACGCTTTGCCTTACCAGAGAGCTTATCTATACTTAAAGGCAAGCTCAGGGTTCACCCCGATGGATACGGTTTTGTTGAAACAGAAGAGGGCAAAACGGTTTTTGTTCCCCAGAGGCGTTTAAATAAGGCCCTTGATGGTGATATAGTCTTAGTAAGAATTGAAAAACTTGCTCGTAAAGGACCTGAAGGAAGTATTGTCACTGTTTTAGAAAGACCGAGAAAAAACATTGTGGGCTATCTTGTTAAAAGACATAAATTTTTCTTTGTAGAGCCAGAAGACCGTCGTCTTCCCTTTGAGATCTTTATCCCCAAAAAAAAGCGATTGAAAGCTAAAGAGGGAAATCTTGTTGTTGCCCAAATCTTGCAATCTACCTCTGAATTTGGAGTCCCACTGGGAGAAATAATCAAGGATCTTGGGGACCCAGAAGAAATTACCACCCATTGCCTTGCAACTGTTTTTAAATTTAACCTTCCTCAAGAATTTAGCTCAGATGTAGAAAAAGAGCTTGAAAATATTCCAGATGAAGTTCCTGAAGAGGACAAAATTGGGCGGATTGATCTTAGAAATATCCCTCTTGTAACTATTGATGGAGAAAGTGCCCGGGACTTTGATGATGCCATTTGCGTTAAGAAAAACTCAAAGGGCTTTACTCTCTGGGTAGCCATTGCTGATGTTTCTCATTATGTTAAAAAGGGGTCTCATCTTGACCAAGAGGCCTATGAAAGAGGAACAAGTGTTTACTTTCCCAATATGGTGCTTCCCATGTTTCCTAAAAAACTCTCTAATGGACTCTGCAGTCTGAACCCTTTAGTGGATAGATTAGCCATGGTGGTTGAGCTTGACTTCACTCCCAAAGGAAAGATCAGGAACCGCAAAATCTATGAAGCTGTTATCCGCTCCCAGGCCAGACTTACCTATACAGAAGTAAAAAAAATGCTTCTTGATAAAGATAAAAAGCTCATTAAAAAGTATCAACACCTTTACCCCATGCTCCTTTCAGCAGGAGAGCTTGCTCAGATCCTTCGGGAGAAAAGAATGGCCAGAGGAAGTCTTGACTTTGATTTACCAGAACCAGAGATTATCCTTAATCTTGAGGGAAAGATTGAAAATATCGTAAAGCGAGAAAGAAACCTTGCCCATATGTTAATTGAAGACTTTATGATCACCGCAAATGAAGCAGTAGCCGAATTCCTTACAGAAAAGGGATTTCCCCTACTCTATCGTGTTCACGAAACTCCAGATTCAAATAAAGTAAAGGAATTAATTGAGTTTCTTCCCCTTGAAAACACAAAAATTAAAATCCCTGAAGAGCCTACGCCAAAGTTTTTTCAGAAACTTCTGGATCTTATTAAAGACCATCCACTGAGTTATCTCTATAATCATTTACTCCTGAGGTCTCTCAAACAAGCCAAATATTCACCTCATAATGTGGGACATTTTGGCCTTGCTTCAACCTGCTACTGCCACTTTACCTCCCCTATTCGTAGATATCCTGATCTTGTTGTTCACAGGGCCTTAAAAAGGGCTTTAAGAAAAAAAAGAGCCCCTTACACCGAAGATGAACTTGAGGAGATGGGAAAATCCTTATCCATAAAAGAACGGACTGCTGAAGAGGCTGAAAGAGAGGTCTTCAAAAAATTCCAGTGCTTTTTTATGAAGGATAAAATTGGAGAGGCCTTTTCTGGTATAATCTCAGGAGTAACAGCCTTTGGATTTTTTGTTGATCTAAAAGAATATTTGGTAAGTGGTGTGGTAAGAGTCGTTGATCTCGTGGATGACTTCTATGTGCTTGATGAAAAGGGAATAAGCCTTATCGGAAAACAAAAAGGAAAGGTTTACCAAATTGGCCAGACAGTAAAAGTAAAAGTTAAGAATGTAGATCTACGAAGATTTCAAATCAACTTTCAATTAATAGAATAA
- a CDS encoding sensor histidine kinase: protein MINFPQRSIFFFFLIQIDLLLLLLLLYFIFRYLWRIFWEIRGKKISRSLKFKLFLLYFLSITFPAVILVLGSFYFLKKGMDYWFEEFSSEKIIARLLQKEDFIKDVEAELLQKAFKIKEEYLEKTDEIKSKDLREKFRYFLGLNSIEIFYLDGNLFKKTYSSEIDEKLGIPPSLLEKIIKEKTPQTFLQPIDSRLILRIFLLFNDKKGQPYILAVGKILNPQMLSGKIDEKGLTQSLNLFLFLSFLLLFLFILFVGIWVGNKLGKSLSEPLQGLILATQRISQRDFDLSELPEVSSQDDEIGRLIQSFKLMAEEIKSYQETLRKYNQYLGGVLNALPVGIVIFKSNRDILFKNFSFQKCLDTSGIKDLKEFADFLSLESYFQTLDFNQTFYKVFTLEREGTELSIGITFMKLELFGDNLLLLIVENLQEKETLKRLSLWREVAVKIAHEIKNPLTPIKLSVERLRKRLSEKLQPEDRDLLNQTVEVVERYVEELRKLALDFYHFSQKPLFEKIEFDLLNNLEEVIELYKLAYPELEINLKKVEVIPSPFLIKADPFQLKRIWINLFDNAIKAMPEKGKINIFLEKKENKIVINFQDNGSGLDEEIASAFNKDDFSKLQKAGTGLLLIKGLVELHQGKIRVENLKEGGTRFILELPC from the coding sequence TTGATAAATTTTCCTCAGAGAAGTATTTTCTTCTTTTTTCTTATCCAGATTGATCTTCTTCTCTTGCTTCTTCTTTTGTATTTTATCTTTAGATATCTCTGGAGGATTTTCTGGGAAATACGGGGCAAAAAGATTTCAAGAAGTCTTAAATTTAAACTATTTCTCCTCTATTTTCTTTCTATAACCTTTCCTGCAGTAATTTTAGTTCTCGGGAGCTTTTATTTTCTTAAAAAGGGTATGGATTACTGGTTTGAAGAGTTTTCTTCTGAAAAAATCATTGCAAGGCTTTTACAAAAAGAGGATTTTATAAAAGATGTTGAGGCAGAGCTTTTGCAAAAGGCTTTTAAAATTAAGGAGGAGTATCTTGAAAAGACGGATGAGATCAAGAGTAAGGATCTGCGGGAGAAATTTCGTTACTTTCTTGGGCTAAATTCTATAGAAATTTTTTATCTCGATGGGAACCTCTTTAAAAAGACCTATTCTTCTGAGATTGACGAAAAACTTGGTATTCCCCCCTCTCTTCTTGAAAAAATAATCAAGGAAAAAACCCCTCAGACCTTTCTCCAACCCATAGATTCAAGACTTATTTTAAGGATTTTTCTCCTGTTTAATGATAAAAAAGGACAGCCCTATATTCTTGCCGTTGGTAAAATTTTGAATCCACAAATGTTAAGCGGAAAGATTGATGAAAAAGGGCTTACTCAATCCCTGAATTTATTTCTTTTTTTATCTTTTCTCTTACTCTTTTTGTTTATTCTCTTTGTAGGCATCTGGGTAGGGAATAAACTTGGTAAGAGCTTATCAGAACCCCTCCAGGGGTTAATTCTTGCTACTCAAAGGATATCTCAGCGAGACTTTGATCTTTCTGAACTTCCAGAGGTCTCTTCCCAAGACGATGAAATAGGAAGGTTAATTCAGTCCTTTAAATTGATGGCTGAGGAGATTAAGTCCTATCAGGAGACCCTGCGTAAGTATAATCAATATTTAGGTGGTGTCTTAAATGCCTTACCTGTGGGTATTGTAATTTTTAAGAGTAATAGGGATATTCTTTTTAAAAATTTTTCCTTTCAAAAGTGTTTAGATACATCTGGAATCAAAGACCTTAAGGAATTTGCAGATTTCTTATCCCTTGAGAGTTATTTTCAAACCCTTGATTTTAATCAGACCTTTTATAAGGTTTTTACTTTGGAAAGGGAAGGAACTGAACTTTCCATAGGGATAACCTTTATGAAACTTGAGCTCTTTGGGGATAATCTTTTACTTCTTATTGTTGAAAATCTTCAAGAAAAGGAGACCCTCAAGAGACTCTCCCTCTGGAGAGAGGTTGCCGTTAAAATCGCCCATGAAATTAAAAACCCTTTAACCCCTATCAAACTCTCTGTAGAAAGACTCAGGAAACGGCTATCGGAAAAGCTTCAGCCCGAAGATAGAGATCTCCTAAATCAAACTGTTGAGGTGGTTGAGCGCTATGTAGAGGAATTGAGAAAGCTTGCCCTTGATTTTTATCATTTTTCTCAAAAACCTCTCTTTGAAAAGATAGAATTTGATCTTTTGAATAATCTTGAAGAGGTGATTGAACTTTATAAACTTGCCTATCCTGAGCTTGAGATTAATCTTAAAAAGGTAGAAGTTATTCCTTCTCCTTTTCTCATTAAGGCTGATCCCTTTCAATTAAAGAGAATCTGGATCAATCTCTTTGATAATGCTATAAAGGCTATGCCAGAAAAGGGTAAGATTAACATATTCCTTGAAAAAAAAGAGAATAAGATAGTTATCAATTTTCAGGATAATGGAAGCGGTCTTGATGAAGAGATTGCTTCAGCCTTTAATAAAGACGATTTCTCTAAACTTCAGAAGGCAGGCACAGGGCTCCTTCTTATCAAGGGTCTGGTTGAGCTACATCAAGGAAAGATAAGAGTAGAAAATCTCAAAGAGGGTGGCACAAGATTTATTTTGGAATTACCCTGTTAG
- a CDS encoding pseudouridine synthase, with protein sequence MKLRLDKFLSLAGLGSRKQVKTLILKGKIKVNQEIIFQPDIKIDPEMDRVSFEGKEIKYQKFYYYKLYKPPEVLTSTKDKEKTVKDLLPPDLPGYRELFPAGRLDKDAEGLILLTNDGELGHRITHPKWKIPKVYEIEIDKSLEEEDKIQIERGVDLKEGKTKPAKIEFLSLQKTRLKIEVTEGRHHLLKRIFGKLGYRVLKIKRIEIGPLKIGDLQPGEWKPLTEKEISALKGLLTG encoded by the coding sequence GTGAAGTTAAGATTGGATAAATTTTTGAGTCTGGCTGGTCTTGGCTCAAGAAAACAAGTCAAAACTCTGATTCTGAAAGGGAAAATAAAGGTAAATCAGGAGATAATCTTTCAGCCAGATATTAAAATTGACCCTGAAATGGATAGGGTTTCCTTTGAAGGTAAAGAAATAAAATATCAAAAGTTTTATTATTATAAGCTTTACAAACCTCCTGAGGTTCTTACCTCCACAAAAGATAAGGAAAAAACCGTTAAGGATTTACTTCCCCCTGATTTGCCGGGCTATCGGGAACTTTTTCCAGCAGGAAGATTAGACAAAGATGCTGAGGGTCTTATACTTCTTACTAATGATGGAGAACTTGGACACCGCATTACCCATCCCAAATGGAAAATCCCCAAGGTCTATGAGATAGAAATTGATAAATCCCTTGAGGAGGAGGATAAAATCCAAATTGAGAGAGGGGTGGATTTAAAAGAGGGGAAAACTAAGCCTGCAAAGATTGAATTTCTCTCTCTTCAAAAGACAAGATTAAAGATAGAGGTCACAGAGGGAAGACATCACCTGCTGAAAAGGATCTTTGGTAAACTCGGATACCGAGTATTGAAAATAAAAAGAATTGAGATAGGTCCTCTCAAAATTGGTGATCTGCAACCTGGAGAGTGGAAACCCTTAACTGAAAAAGAAATATCAGCACTTAAGGGTCTTCTAACAGGGTAA